Genomic DNA from Candidatus Schekmanbacteria bacterium:
TCCTTTATTTCTTCATCGACAGTATTTTTTATGTCTTCCATTGCTCTTTTAAATTCAGCAAGTCCTTTGCCAAGGGTTTTAGCTACTTCTGGCAGTCTTTTAGGTCCTATCACAATTAGGGCAATTACAAGTATTACTAATATCTCTGAAAAACCAATGCCGCCAAACATTATTGA
This window encodes:
- the tatB gene encoding twin-arginine translocase subunit TatB yields the protein MFGGIGFSEILVILVIALIVIGPKRLPEVAKTLGKGLAEFKRAMEDIKNTVDEEIKEETGFIKDEIEDMKELTDISETNIDSKNKEGKEEKDGK